A window of Babylonia areolata isolate BAREFJ2019XMU chromosome 2, ASM4173473v1, whole genome shotgun sequence contains these coding sequences:
- the LOC143277847 gene encoding uncharacterized protein LOC143277847: MLFQRSPRPPDMEDSPTPTLNTTTTTTIPTVSPRLKGGSRKRGPPHSSSSQPTTSVTSRDVIVGQEGVVGMVGRRQQQEKQKQQQQQQQQPWEEGEVGASSSTLRHHHHHQQQQQQGATIILPAAASGGGGVGGVPLPQCSSVPLVQNPSGFSPHWRSQSRVTMSRCSSVDLTGAHHQRASATDSHLPRLPLPSHFHSSSPNCRQLLVQQEDARGGAAAPDVPVTQPSWLAFRYIRPPEVGHDGLPVTSHKARLWSRKYSYDVYLQPAI; encoded by the exons GCCACCGGACATGGAggacagccccacccccaccctcaacaccaccaccaccactactattccCACCGTCTCCCCGAGGCTGAAGGGCGGCAGCCGCAAAAGAggcccccctcactcctcctcctcccagccgaCAACCTCGGTGACGTCACGTGACGTCAttgtggggcaggagggggtggtgggaatgGTGGGCAGGCGACAGCAACaagagaagcagaagcagcagcagcaacagcaacaacaaccatgggAGGAAGGAGAAGTAGGTGCCTCCTCCTCAAcactccgtcaccaccaccaccaccaacaacaacaacaacaaggggcgACCATCATTCTTCCCGCCGCggcctctggtggtggtggtgttggtggtgtcccCTTGCCTCAGTGCTCCAGTGTCCCCCTGGTCCAGAACCCCTCCGGCTTCTCCCCCCACTGGCGGTCGCAGTCCCGGGTCACGATGTCCCGATGCTCCAGCGTCGACCTCACCGGCGCCCACCACCAGAGAGCCTCTGCCACTGACTCCCACCTCCCgcgcctccctctcccctcccactttcactcctcctcccccaactgcAGGCAGCTCCTGGTGCAGCAGGAAGACGCCCGCGGTGGCGCCG CAGCCCCGGATGTGCCGGTCACCCAACCTTCCTGGCTTGCCTTCCGCTACATCCGGCCACCGGAAGTCGGCCATGATGGCTTGCCCGTGACGTCACACAAGGCCAGGCTTTGGAGCCGGAAGTACAGTTATGATGTCTATCTGCAGCCAGCTATATGA